One window of Edaphobacter dinghuensis genomic DNA carries:
- a CDS encoding ABC transporter permease, whose product MRALRKLQLRFRSLLHRAKVEEDLEDELRDYFDREAERQIELGIPPEQARQQAAQELRTKELIREQCRDARGIVLVENFVRDLRYGLRVLIKSPSFFVTAVLTIALGIATSTTLFSVVESQLWRPLPFPEPQKLVVVWERNLKQEWQQTSVSTANFADWRQRAQTFQRMAAMQWPSRRRFLADHQTERVLVSAVSSGFFETLGVLPEAGTTFQPRNEEPGNQAEAILTFAFARRVFGSEQNALGKSLRLDDREYTVTGILPSTFRLDILRTPDVFVPLIVSGELPRDKRDLAVFGRLRSGTTRAAALADLESIAHVLAREYPDSDANFGVLVEDPIHAFTADATRTWLLLSLVFAFFVLLIACFNVATLQLMRSAVRSREFAVREALGANRAAMLRQAIAESAWLVTIGSVVGMILALSALQGLKALGFMHMVQRETDLSMSLWSIGFVMLTAALAALFFGLAPVLFGPRSDLEALLRGSGRSASSSPKLRRRLAALSVTQIALAFLSLFGTGLFAGSYRHLEQVTLGFDPKGIAAMQISLSGPHYTNAPPVTAFYHRALDQVSGVPGVQQAALASGLPLSGGIEVNYARADHPRPPHGQEPFAFTRNVTPGYFQLLGIPILKGRALNEGDLASGLRVAMINQNLARHLFAGENPIGKQLLLLAGDEPSIPEGRVEIVGIAGNVRDIGLNEVPFDDLYLPVSQGVPRAMYLVVKTHAFNAVAPVMRQKMQALDPEQFVAELRPLASVVREQLRGSRLNLSMVSVFAGLSLLLTAVALFGTLSFAVVQQTRDIGVRIAVGAQRMDVVKLVSRQTSSLVALGSIIGFAIAFIAGGLLGDKLFMVPHQHDGVLYGVSTRDPLSFAFAAATLVLCAGAATLLPAIRAMRIDPNLALRGE is encoded by the coding sequence ATGAGAGCTCTCCGAAAATTGCAGCTGCGATTCCGTTCTCTGCTCCATCGAGCCAAAGTGGAAGAGGATCTTGAAGACGAGTTACGAGATTATTTCGATCGTGAGGCGGAGAGACAGATCGAGTTGGGAATCCCGCCGGAACAAGCTAGGCAGCAAGCTGCTCAGGAGTTGCGAACAAAGGAACTCATAAGAGAGCAATGTCGCGACGCTCGCGGAATCGTATTGGTCGAGAATTTCGTTCGCGACCTGCGTTATGGCCTGCGGGTCTTGATCAAAAGCCCGTCATTCTTTGTGACTGCAGTCCTGACGATTGCACTCGGCATCGCAACATCGACAACACTCTTCAGTGTGGTGGAGTCACAGCTCTGGCGGCCGCTGCCCTTCCCCGAACCGCAGAAGCTCGTGGTTGTCTGGGAGAGAAATCTCAAGCAGGAATGGCAACAGACATCGGTATCCACCGCGAATTTCGCCGACTGGAGACAGAGAGCGCAGACGTTCCAAAGGATGGCTGCGATGCAGTGGCCTTCCAGGCGCCGCTTCCTGGCAGATCACCAGACGGAACGGGTGCTCGTGTCTGCCGTCTCATCCGGCTTCTTCGAGACCCTGGGCGTCCTGCCGGAAGCGGGCACGACATTCCAGCCCAGGAATGAAGAACCCGGCAACCAGGCAGAAGCCATACTGACTTTCGCGTTCGCCCGGCGTGTCTTTGGATCGGAACAAAACGCGCTCGGCAAGAGTCTCCGGCTGGATGACCGGGAATACACGGTTACGGGCATTCTGCCGTCGACCTTCCGCCTCGACATCCTGCGCACGCCTGATGTGTTTGTTCCTTTGATAGTCAGCGGTGAGCTGCCACGCGACAAACGCGATCTGGCCGTGTTTGGGCGCTTACGTTCCGGGACCACCCGGGCTGCGGCCTTGGCCGATCTGGAATCCATCGCTCACGTTCTCGCTCGCGAATATCCGGATTCCGATGCCAATTTTGGTGTCCTCGTAGAAGATCCAATCCACGCATTTACCGCGGACGCCACTCGCACATGGCTTCTCCTGTCGCTGGTCTTTGCCTTTTTCGTGCTGCTCATCGCGTGCTTCAATGTTGCAACGCTGCAACTGATGCGCTCGGCCGTCCGCAGCCGGGAATTCGCGGTGCGGGAGGCGCTTGGGGCGAATCGCGCTGCGATGCTTCGACAGGCGATCGCTGAGAGCGCGTGGTTAGTGACGATCGGCAGCGTCGTCGGCATGATTCTGGCACTGTCGGCCCTGCAGGGGCTGAAAGCCCTCGGCTTCATGCATATGGTCCAGCGCGAGACCGACTTGTCGATGAGCCTGTGGTCGATTGGTTTTGTGATGCTGACTGCGGCACTTGCGGCGCTCTTCTTCGGGCTGGCACCCGTACTCTTTGGACCTCGATCGGACCTCGAGGCGCTGCTGCGTGGCTCCGGACGGTCGGCATCGAGCAGTCCGAAACTGAGACGCCGCCTCGCGGCCCTCTCCGTAACGCAAATAGCCCTCGCGTTTCTCTCGCTTTTCGGCACCGGGCTGTTTGCCGGCAGTTATAGGCACCTCGAACAGGTCACACTGGGGTTCGATCCCAAGGGCATTGCCGCAATGCAGATCTCGCTCAGCGGACCCCACTATACGAATGCCCCACCAGTCACAGCCTTCTACCATCGAGCGCTTGATCAGGTCTCCGGGGTGCCAGGGGTCCAACAGGCTGCACTGGCCAGCGGCCTTCCTCTGTCGGGTGGGATTGAAGTGAACTACGCCCGCGCAGATCACCCGCGGCCACCGCATGGCCAGGAACCCTTTGCTTTCACCCGCAACGTAACTCCTGGCTATTTTCAACTCCTTGGCATCCCGATCCTGAAAGGTCGCGCATTGAATGAAGGCGATCTGGCCTCCGGCCTGCGGGTCGCTATGATCAATCAAAATTTGGCCAGACATTTATTTGCGGGTGAAAATCCGATTGGGAAACAATTGTTGCTGCTGGCCGGAGATGAGCCGTCGATACCCGAGGGACGAGTGGAGATTGTCGGGATTGCAGGCAACGTTAGAGATATTGGCCTGAACGAGGTCCCATTTGACGATCTCTACTTGCCTGTCTCGCAGGGAGTTCCGCGCGCGATGTATCTCGTTGTCAAAACGCACGCTTTCAACGCAGTTGCTCCGGTCATGAGGCAGAAAATGCAGGCCCTCGATCCGGAACAATTTGTCGCTGAACTGCGCCCACTTGCTTCCGTTGTGCGGGAGCAGTTGCGTGGATCGCGATTGAATCTGTCGATGGTTTCGGTGTTCGCCGGATTGAGCCTGCTCCTCACAGCCGTTGCTTTGTTTGGGACGCTCTCTTTTGCCGTAGTTCAGCAGACGCGTGATATCGGCGTGCGAATCGCGGTAGGAGCGCAGCGAATGGATGTTGTGAAACTCGTGTCCCGGCAAACATCTAGTCTCGTTGCCCTTGGTTCCATTATCGGATTCGCAATCGCTTTCATTGCGGGCGGACTCCTGGGAGACAAGCTATTTATGGTGCCGCATCAGCATGATGGGGTTCTCTACGGCGTGAGCACCCGTGACCCGCTCAGCTTTGCCTTCGCCGCAGCGACGCTGGTGCTGTGTGCGGGCGCCGCTACTCTTTTGCCGGCAATACGGGCGATGCGGATCGACCCCAACCTCGCATTGAGAGGCGAATAG
- a CDS encoding PadR family transcriptional regulator, with product MTKPNDLLQGTLNLLILKILELEPMHGWALAQRLKQMSNEILQVGPGSLYPALHKLEQEGWITADWSMSETQRRVKFYTLTKEGRKQLNRQTANWKRLSLAVNSIVLPAEG from the coding sequence ATGACCAAGCCTAATGATCTACTGCAAGGAACGCTCAATCTGTTGATCCTTAAGATCCTGGAACTTGAGCCGATGCATGGCTGGGCGCTCGCGCAAAGGCTCAAGCAGATGTCGAACGAGATTCTCCAAGTCGGCCCCGGCTCTCTATATCCGGCTCTTCACAAGCTGGAGCAGGAGGGCTGGATCACCGCGGATTGGTCCATGAGCGAAACACAGCGGCGTGTGAAGTTCTACACGCTGACGAAAGAAGGCCGCAAGCAATTGAACCGGCAGACAGCGAACTGGAAGCGCCTCTCGCTGGCTGTTAATTCCATTGTTCTTCCCGCAGAGGGGTAG
- a CDS encoding PadR family transcriptional regulator, with amino-acid sequence MKKKDVLPGTLALMVLKTLDVLGPLHGYGIARRIAQISGELLSLNQGTLYPVLIRLEQEGAIASQWGPSENNRRARFYRLTRSGQKLLHAETREWEQAAAIVERFFRVKAEDLQ; translated from the coding sequence ATGAAAAAGAAGGACGTGCTTCCCGGTACGCTTGCACTCATGGTTCTGAAAACCCTCGATGTTCTAGGCCCGCTGCATGGCTATGGCATTGCGCGGCGCATCGCGCAGATCAGCGGAGAGTTGCTCTCGTTGAACCAGGGAACGTTGTATCCGGTTCTGATCCGCCTGGAACAAGAGGGGGCCATTGCCTCGCAATGGGGGCCATCGGAGAACAACCGTCGCGCCCGCTTTTACCGCCTTACCCGGAGCGGCCAAAAATTGTTGCATGCCGAGACGCGGGAGTGGGAACAGGCCGCAGCCATCGTCGAACGATTCTTCCGCGTGAAAGCCGAGGATTTGCAATGA
- a CDS encoding ABC transporter permease, translated as MNLAKGNDQARLWEELEEHHTLLTEEYIRAGMDKTEARRQATLAIGPMQVVREQYHAQKTFPVLENFVRDLRFAVRKLIKSPSFAIATILTMALGISATSLVFSVFYAAVVAPYPYRDANHIVQMGFAGKQGIRGFMAVNGTDFHAVRHASTVADAMLTDFADPITTISGYPEDIHVARMSGNAFDFLGVAPLFGRTLTPADRNQPFVVLGYRLCRSHFQCDARILGRTIDFDHRQFVVVGVMPPRFAWEESAAFIPLPADNNPDEGHPLYLRARSGVSSSAMASQMLSLVRHFVLANEGVALPSETRLVAIPYGQRSGDGTQRRMVLLFALVCVLLLIACANVSILLLSRTSARGHEFQMRHALGASQRRILGQVLVESVLIACSGGALGVGLACAGVAVLQTAIAKSFFPAEAVLTINVWVVSFSTVISVATGILFGLIPGLYASRNSDTPLLAPQPISGASGHRHSQRILIAFQVALTLVLLAVAETSIRSFVSLYRMNMGYDPHHVYSLRLPLSFAKNESWASRVQYQAQLGEALRRIPGVLDASVSEAMPTGGGMRMEYGMPEEQYGGDMDVKMPRADFEFVDAHYLSLLHIPVLSGRPFLQTDLDSAEPVAIVNKTFARRLFGEQNPLRRTLRLPPLAAGYENFVRPPHASQMVRIIGIAGDVRDAWMPGAPARETIYLPESLFASPYRLAAQLRTTEDSDAILETARHVIAGVNRAQPVSDPRKLDEILSEDLRSRDRWLAILAGAFSASALFLAAMGLYSTTLFAAGLRMREFGLRVALGAARWEIFRLVLFSEVRAVTTGVGIGVLLTLFIQRVLLSVVGLAPIQLWFLIPACLGMLLVCALANSFPARQAAYVEPNTILRSES; from the coding sequence ATGAATCTCGCCAAAGGCAACGACCAGGCAAGGCTGTGGGAGGAATTAGAAGAGCATCACACATTGCTGACAGAAGAATACATCCGTGCAGGCATGGATAAAACGGAAGCTCGCCGTCAGGCGACGCTGGCGATAGGACCCATGCAGGTAGTTCGGGAACAGTACCATGCGCAGAAGACATTTCCGGTTTTGGAGAATTTTGTCAGGGACCTTCGCTTCGCAGTTCGGAAGCTGATCAAATCTCCGTCTTTTGCCATCGCTACGATCCTGACGATGGCGCTTGGTATCAGCGCTACATCGCTTGTCTTTAGTGTTTTCTATGCAGCGGTTGTGGCGCCCTATCCCTACAGGGATGCGAATCACATCGTGCAGATGGGGTTCGCCGGGAAACAAGGAATCCGCGGATTTATGGCCGTCAATGGGACTGACTTCCACGCGGTTCGACACGCGAGCACCGTCGCCGACGCCATGCTGACGGACTTTGCCGATCCGATTACCACGATCTCCGGTTACCCGGAAGATATTCATGTTGCGCGGATGTCGGGCAACGCGTTCGATTTTCTTGGAGTGGCTCCTCTGTTTGGCCGGACGCTGACTCCGGCAGATCGAAACCAGCCTTTCGTCGTGCTTGGCTATCGTTTATGCCGATCGCATTTTCAATGCGATGCGAGAATACTGGGCCGAACCATCGATTTCGACCACCGGCAATTTGTGGTTGTTGGCGTCATGCCGCCGAGGTTCGCATGGGAAGAGTCGGCGGCTTTCATTCCACTCCCTGCGGATAACAATCCGGACGAGGGACATCCGCTCTACTTGCGGGCCAGGTCTGGCGTCTCCTCAAGTGCGATGGCGTCCCAAATGCTGAGCCTGGTGCGCCATTTTGTTCTCGCGAATGAAGGGGTGGCACTTCCTTCGGAAACCCGCCTGGTTGCAATACCCTACGGTCAACGGAGTGGAGACGGCACACAAAGGCGAATGGTCTTGCTTTTTGCTCTGGTGTGCGTCCTCCTTTTGATCGCATGCGCCAACGTCTCGATATTGCTGCTCAGCCGGACAAGCGCGCGGGGTCACGAGTTCCAAATGCGCCATGCACTGGGAGCATCCCAGCGCCGCATTTTGGGACAGGTACTTGTCGAATCAGTCTTGATTGCGTGCAGCGGAGGAGCTCTCGGCGTCGGCCTTGCCTGTGCGGGTGTTGCCGTGTTGCAAACCGCGATTGCCAAAAGCTTCTTCCCTGCGGAAGCGGTGCTTACGATCAATGTGTGGGTAGTTTCATTCAGCACGGTGATTTCAGTAGCAACGGGGATACTCTTCGGCCTAATACCGGGTCTTTATGCGTCGAGAAATAGTGACACACCGCTGCTGGCTCCACAGCCGATCTCCGGGGCGTCCGGTCATCGGCACTCCCAACGCATCCTCATCGCGTTCCAGGTAGCGCTTACCTTGGTTTTGCTTGCGGTCGCAGAAACATCGATTCGGTCCTTTGTGTCTCTTTACCGAATGAACATGGGCTACGATCCCCACCATGTGTATTCGCTTCGCCTGCCGCTGTCCTTTGCCAAGAATGAAAGCTGGGCGTCGCGGGTCCAATACCAGGCCCAGCTCGGAGAAGCACTTCGACGTATTCCCGGAGTGCTGGATGCCAGTGTCAGTGAAGCGATGCCCACGGGCGGTGGAATGCGGATGGAGTATGGCATGCCGGAGGAGCAGTATGGCGGTGACATGGATGTCAAAATGCCGCGCGCAGACTTCGAATTTGTCGATGCCCACTACCTGTCACTGCTGCATATTCCTGTTCTTTCAGGGAGACCTTTCCTCCAAACGGACCTGGACTCTGCCGAACCTGTCGCCATCGTCAACAAGACATTCGCACGCCGTTTGTTCGGTGAACAAAATCCCCTGAGAAGGACACTGCGATTACCGCCTCTCGCAGCTGGATACGAGAATTTCGTGCGGCCCCCGCATGCATCGCAGATGGTCCGCATTATCGGGATCGCGGGGGATGTACGTGATGCGTGGATGCCTGGCGCGCCCGCCCGGGAGACGATCTACCTGCCAGAATCGCTCTTCGCCAGCCCATACCGTCTGGCTGCTCAACTACGCACCACAGAGGACTCCGACGCGATTCTCGAAACGGCTCGCCACGTCATAGCTGGCGTCAACCGCGCGCAACCTGTCTCGGATCCGCGCAAACTTGACGAGATCCTGAGTGAAGACCTACGCAGTCGCGACCGCTGGCTCGCGATCCTGGCTGGCGCGTTCTCGGCAAGCGCCTTGTTTCTGGCGGCAATGGGCCTTTACAGCACCACGTTGTTTGCCGCCGGCCTGCGCATGCGCGAGTTCGGGCTTCGCGTCGCCCTGGGTGCTGCCCGCTGGGAAATCTTTCGCCTTGTTCTCTTTTCAGAGGTTCGAGCGGTGACTACCGGAGTCGGCATCGGCGTCTTATTGACCCTCTTTATACAGAGAGTCCTCCTCAGTGTAGTGGGGTTGGCCCCCATTCAGCTCTGGTTCTTGATTCCCGCATGCCTCGGGATGCTGCTTGTTTGTGCATTGGCGAATTCCTTCCCTGCACGACAGGCCGCGTATGTCGAGCCGAATACGATTCTGCGATCAGAATCATGA
- a CDS encoding DUF4112 domain-containing protein: MEFTAKPEVLPPRLKRGGKLFDDENLDMLSHILDDFLKIPGTSIRFGLDGIVGVIPGIGDVIGGIASCIIIVAAWMRGVSYVTLARMVANVGIEVVVGSVPVVGDMFDIAWRANRRNYALLAGSLAQPRKHTIQSWVFLIVLCVVLAGLVLLPMLLVAWMAEHVLRTIGMDMHRLFAM, encoded by the coding sequence ATGGAATTTACAGCAAAGCCCGAGGTTCTGCCGCCACGCCTGAAACGCGGTGGAAAATTATTCGATGACGAAAATCTGGATATGCTGTCGCATATTCTGGATGATTTCCTGAAGATTCCCGGCACCTCAATCCGTTTCGGTCTCGATGGCATCGTTGGCGTGATCCCGGGAATCGGCGATGTGATTGGCGGAATTGCTTCGTGCATCATCATCGTTGCCGCCTGGATGCGCGGTGTTTCGTATGTGACGCTGGCGCGCATGGTGGCCAATGTAGGGATCGAAGTTGTGGTGGGATCGGTGCCGGTTGTGGGCGATATGTTCGACATTGCCTGGCGCGCGAACCGGCGCAACTATGCTCTGCTGGCCGGCAGCCTGGCGCAGCCGAGAAAACATACGATCCAGAGCTGGGTATTTCTGATTGTGCTATGTGTTGTGTTGGCAGGGTTGGTTCTGTTGCCGATGCTGCTGGTTGCATGGATGGCAGAACACGTTTTGCGAACGATTGGCATGGATATGCATCGACTCTTTGCTATGTAG
- a CDS encoding DUF72 domain-containing protein produces the protein MVSAQASTRIYAGTSGWAYPTWKPEFYPPKTPTKKFLEFYASQLTSVEVNYTFRALPTEKILEGWLASTPSHFRFSFKAPQRITHFRRLRDCDADVVQFLAALEPVRQVGKLGLLLFQLPPNFKADAGLLTTFLSTPTLQAARNAPRIAFEFRHESWFSEEIYRVLRQHEAALCIAESDDLITPEVHTAAAFTCFRLRRSGAYSSAELDSFAKRFTALAEQRDVYAYFKHEDEPTGALNAKAFLDRTMALEDKH, from the coding sequence GTGGTCTCCGCACAAGCCTCAACTCGAATCTACGCCGGGACCTCCGGCTGGGCTTATCCGACCTGGAAACCCGAGTTCTACCCTCCTAAAACTCCCACAAAGAAGTTTCTCGAGTTCTACGCCTCGCAACTTACCTCTGTCGAGGTCAATTACACCTTCCGCGCTCTGCCCACTGAAAAAATTCTGGAAGGCTGGCTTGCCTCCACGCCATCGCACTTCCGCTTCAGCTTCAAAGCGCCGCAGCGCATCACCCATTTCAGGAGACTTCGCGATTGCGATGCCGACGTAGTTCAATTTCTTGCCGCGCTCGAACCGGTCCGCCAAGTCGGCAAGCTGGGTCTTCTGCTCTTTCAACTTCCTCCTAACTTTAAAGCCGATGCCGGCCTGCTCACAACATTTCTCTCAACCCCTACCCTGCAAGCAGCCAGGAACGCACCCCGCATTGCGTTTGAGTTTCGCCACGAATCCTGGTTCAGCGAAGAGATTTACAGGGTTTTACGGCAGCATGAGGCCGCGCTCTGCATCGCCGAAAGCGACGATCTTATTACCCCCGAGGTGCATACCGCGGCCGCATTCACCTGCTTCCGTCTGCGCCGCAGCGGAGCTTATTCTTCTGCGGAACTCGATTCCTTCGCCAAACGTTTCACCGCACTCGCAGAACAGCGCGATGTCTACGCCTACTTCAAGCACGAGGACGAACCCACCGGCGCGCTCAACGCC